AACTGATTAAAGCAGAGATTTTTGGGGCGTTCGTAAGGTTTGCAGACGGCGGTAACATCTACATGCTCGAATCTACAAAACCAATTGAAGACGGGACAATCGCCAGACTCTGCAGTCTTGAGGCCGATGGCTATCTAATCCCCCTCATCCATGCCCACAAACATGCAGAGATAAAGCGAAGGGAGCTGAAAACTATAATGAATGCAATGCTTGCAGCAACCGACTCCAAGTACTCCTTTTTATTGAAAAAAGGAAGGGAGCCTCTGGAGTGATCTACCACACCGGCGTTCTCTTCTCGAAGAACGCCGATATCCCCTCTCTCGCATCCTCTGTCGAGCTGTAAAGTGAGATCGCCTCCGTTGCGTATGCCAGAGCCTGAAAGTCCTCCATAAAGAGCTGCTTGTAAAAAAACCTTTTTCCGGATTCAAGTACGTTCAGACTGTACCCTGCCACTTTTTCTGCCAGATTCATTGTTTCCTCTTCAAGCCTGTCGTCCTCAACAACTTTGTTGACCAGCCCAAACCGCATGGCTTCATCTGCTGTTATGAACTCCCCGGTGAATCCCATCTCGAATGCCTTCTTTCTTCCAACAGCCCTGCTAACGAAGGTTACTGGAGTGAAGCAGAAAAGACCGATTTTAACACCCGGTGTGGCAAAGAGTGCCGATTTTGCAGCAACAGCCATATCACATGCTGCAACAAGCTGACAGCCTGCTGCAGTTGCAACACCATGTACCTGGGCTATATACGGCTGAGGAGCGTCTCTAATAGCCTGCATCACCCTGTAGCACTGGTTAAAAAGACGCTCCACCTCGATCGGATGCTGGTTCAGAATCTCTTTAAGGTCGTGACCGGAAGAGAACGCCTTTCCGGCTCCTCTGATTACGACAACCCTCACCCTTCTTTCAGCGGAAACTCTACCAATCAGCTCTTCAAGCTCTGCAAGAAGGTCCATTGACAGTGCGTTTCTCGTTTCAGGGCGGTTCAGGGTTATTACACCCACCTTTCCGAATTCCTCGTAGACCAGATTTTTCATGATTGAAATTTAAACTTTGAGATAAATTGTTTTCGCATCTGGAATGCTGATCAGTCTTTCCCCAAGCCCCTAAAGAAACCTGGAGTATCTGGCACAGATTGTCCCGTATGTGACAGCTATACTCTTTTTCGCATCAATTTTCGAACCTTTCAGCAGTGCATTTCAGGCAGATGGCAACCATGTTACAGCACTACCGTTCCGTACTTCACGGCAACATCACCAGCACATACAACCATGACTATTCGAGATTTGTGTGTTGGATTAAATATGGAAACAGCAGATGTGTTAGGTATGGCAAAAGGCTCGACTTCATCGGCAAAATATGTGATGGGAGCATATCGAAGTCAAAATCCTGATCCTGAGAAAAATCGAAGCCGTGAGGATGCATTGCCAGATTCAGTTTTGCAAATCTAAGTGATGATCTCAGACATGCTTCACGACTGCATCGACTTTGCGGAGAATAGGTGACCTGAACGATGAGCTCCGTTAAGCTCAAGCTTACATGGTAGCAGAACAAAACTGATTGTGTTCTGGGTGAACGCGGAGGTTCGTAGC
The DNA window shown above is from Archaeoglobus neptunius and carries:
- a CDS encoding enoyl-CoA hydratase-related protein, whose product is MKNLVYEEFGKVGVITLNRPETRNALSMDLLAELEELIGRVSAERRVRVVVIRGAGKAFSSGHDLKEILNQHPIEVERLFNQCYRVMQAIRDAPQPYIAQVHGVATAAGCQLVAACDMAVAAKSALFATPGVKIGLFCFTPVTFVSRAVGRKKAFEMGFTGEFITADEAMRFGLVNKVVEDDRLEEETMNLAEKVAGYSLNVLESGKRFFYKQLFMEDFQALAYATEAISLYSSTEDAREGISAFFEKRTPVW